A single genomic interval of Tursiops truncatus isolate mTurTru1 chromosome 1, mTurTru1.mat.Y, whole genome shotgun sequence harbors:
- the SF3B4 gene encoding splicing factor 3B subunit 4 — MAAGPISERNQDATVYVGGLDEKVSEPLLWELFLQAGPVVNTHMPKDRVTGQHQGYGFVEFLSEEDADYAIKIMNMIKLYGKPIRVNKASAHNKNLDVGANIFIGNLDPEIDEKLLYDTFSAFGVILQTPKIMRDPDTGNSKGYAFINFASFDASDAAIEAMNGQYLCNRPITVSYAFKKDSKGERHGSAAERLLAAQNPLSQADRPHQLFADAPPPPSAPNPVVSSLGSGLPPPGMPPPGSFPPPVPPPGALPPGIPPAMPPPPMPPGAGGHGPPSAGTPGAGHPGHGHSHPHPFPPGGMPHPGMSQMQLAHHGPHGLGHPHAGPPGSGGQPPPRPPPGMPHPGPPPMGMPPRGPPFGSPMGHPGPMPPHGMRGPPPLMPPHGYTGPPRPPPYGYQRGPLPPPRPTPRPPVPPRGPLRGPLPQ, encoded by the exons ATGGCGGCCGGGCCGATCTCCGAGCGGAACCAGG ATGCCACTGTGTATGTGGGGGGCCTCGATGAGAAGGTTAGCGAACCACTGCTGTGGGAGCTATTTCTCCAGGCAGGGCCAGTGGTCAACACCCACATGCCAAAGGATAGAGTCACTGGTCAGCACCAAG GCTATGGCTTTGTGGAATTCTTGAGTGAGGAAGATGCTGACTATGCCATTAAGATCATGAACATGATCAAACTCTATGGGAAACCAATACGGGTGAACAAGGCATCAGCTCACAACAAAAACCTGGATGTGGGGGCCAACATTTTCATTGGGAACCTGGACCCAGAGATCGATGAGAAGTTGCTTTATGATACTTTTAGCGCCTTTGGGGTCATCTTACAAACCCCCAAGATTATGCGGGACCCTGACACAGGCAACTCCAAAGGTTATGCCTTTATTAATTTTGCTTCATTTGATGCTTCGGATGCAGCGATTGAGGCCATGAATGGGCAGTACCTCTGTAACCGCCCAATCACCGTGTCCTATGCTTTCAAGAAGGACTCCAAAGGTGAACGCCATGGCTCAGCTGCTGAACGACTTCTGGCAGCACAGAACCCACTCTCCCAGGCTGACCGCCCTCATCAGCTGTTTGCAGATGCACCCCCTCCACCCTCTGCTCCGAATCCTGTGGTATCATCACTGGGGTCTGGGCTTCCTCCACCAg GCATGCCTCCTCCTGGCTCCTTCCCACCACCAGTACCGCCTCCTGGAGCCCTTCCACCTGGGATACCCCCAGCCATGCCCCCACCACCTATGCCTCCTGGAGCTGGAGGACATGGCCCCCCATCAGCAGGAACCCCAGGGGCTGGACATCCTGGACATGGACACTCACATCCTCACCCATTCCCACCGGGTGGGATGCCCCATCCAG GGATGTCTCAGATGCAGCTGGCCCACCATGGCCCTCATGGCTTAGGACACCCCCATGCTGGGCCCCCTGGCTCTGGGGGGCAGCCACCACCCCGACCACCACCTGGAATGCCTCATCCTGGACCTCCTCCAATGGGCATGCCCCCCCGAGGGCCTCCGTTCGGCTCTCCCATGG GTCACCCAGGTCCTATGCCTCCGCATGGCATGCGTGGACCTCCTCCACTGATGCCCCCTCATGGATACACTGGCCCTCCACGACCTCCACCCTATGGCTACCAGCgggggcccctccctccacccagacCCACTCCCCGGCCTCCAGTTCCCCCTCGAGGCCCACTTCGAGGCCCTCTCCCTCAGTGA
- the SV2A gene encoding synaptic vesicle glycoprotein 2A, whose product MEEGFRDRAAFIRGAKDIAKEVKKHAAKKVVKGLDRVQDEYSRRSYSRFEEEDDDDDFPATADGYYRGEGAQDEEEGGASSDATEGHDEDDEIYEGEYQGIPRAESGGKGERMADGAPLAGVRGGLGDGEGPPGGRGEAQRRKEREELAQQYEAILRECGHGRFQWTLYFVLGLALMADGVEVFVVGFVLPSAEKDMCLSDSNKGMLGLIVYLGMMVGAFLWGGLADRLGRRQCLLISLSVNSVFAFFSSFVQGYGTFLFCRLLSGVGIGGSIPIVFSYFSEFLAQEKRGEHLSWLCMFWMIGGVYAAAMAWAIIPHYGWSFQMGSAYQFHSWRVFVLVCAFPSVFAIGALTTQPESPRFFLENGKHDEAWMVLKQVHDTNMRAKGHPERVFSVTHIKTIHQEEELIEIQSDTGTWYQRWGVRALSLGGQVWGNFLSCFGPEYRRITLMMMGVWFTMSFSYYGLTVWFPDMIRHLQAVDYAARTKVFPGERVEHVTFNFTLENQIHRGGQYFNDKFIGLRLKSVSFEDSLFEECYFEDVTSSNTFFRNCTFINTVFYNTDLFEYKFVNSRLVNSTFLHNKEGCPLDVTGTGEGAYMVYFVSFLGTLAVLPGNIVSALLMDKIGRLRMLAGSSVMSCVSCFFLSFGNSESAMIALLCLFGGVSIASWNALDVLTVELYPSDKRTTAFGFLNALCKLAAVLGISIFTSFVGITKAAPILFASAALALGSSLALKLPETRGQVLQ is encoded by the exons ATGGAAGAGGGTTTCAGAGACCGGGCAGCTTTCATCCGTGGGGCCAAAGACATTGCCAAGGAAGTCAAGAAGCACGCAGCCAAGAAGGTGGTGAAGGGCTTGGACAGAGTCCAGGATGAATATTCCCGGAGATCCTACTCCCGCTTTGAGGAGGAGGACGATGATGATGACTTCCCTGCCACTGCTGACGGCTATTACCGCGGGGAAGGGGCCCAGGATGAGGAGGAAGGTGGCGCATCTAGTGATGCCACTGAGGGCCATGACGAGGATGATGAGATCTATGAAGGGGAATATCAGGGCATCCCCCGTGCAGAGTCTGGGGGCAAAGGCGAGCGGATGGCAGATGGGGCACCCCTGGCTGGAGTGAGGGGGGGCTTGGGTGATGGAGAGGGCCCCCCTGGGGGCCGGGGAGAGGCACAGCGGCGGAAAGAACGGGAAGAACTGGCCCAGCAGTATGAAGCCATCCTACGGGAGTGTGGCCATGGCCGCTTCCAGTGGACACTGTATTTCGTGCTTGGTCTGGCGCTGATGGCTGATGGTGTCGAGGTCTTTGTGGTGGGCTTCGTGCTGCCCAGTGCTGAGAaagacatgtgcctgtctgactCCAACAAAGGCATGCTGG GCCTCATTGTCTACCTGGGCATGATGGTGGGAGCCTTCCTCTGGGGAGGGCTGGCTGATCGGCTGGGTCGAAGACAATGTCTGCTCATATCGCTCTCAGTCAACAGCGTCTTCGCCTTTTTCTCATCTTTCGTCCAGGGTTATGGCACTTTCCTTTTCTGCCGCCTCCTTTCTGGCGTCGG GATTGGAGGGTCCATCCCCATCGTCTTCTCCTATTTTTCGGAGTTTCTGGCCCAGGAGAAACGTGGGGAGCATTTGAGCTGGCTCTGCATGTTTTGGATGATTGGTGGAGTGTACGCAGCTGCTATGGCTTGGGCCATCATCCCCCACTACG GGTGGAGCTTTCAGATGGGGTCCGCTTACCAGTTCCACAGCTGGAGGGTCTTTGTCCTCGTCTGCGCCTTTCCTTCTGTGTTTGCCATTGGGGCTCTGACCACACAGCCAGAGAGCCCCCGTTTCTTCCTGGAG AACGGGAAACATGATGAGGCCTGGATGGTACTGAAGCAGGTCCATGACACCAACATGCGAGCCAAGGGGCATCCTGAGCGAGTCTTCTCA GTAACCCACATTAAGACAATTCATCAGGAGGAGGAGTTGATTGAGATTCAGTCAGACACAGGGACCTGGTACCAGCGCTGGGGGGTCCGGGCCTTGAGCCTGGGAGGGCAG GTTTGGGGGAATTTCCTCTCCTGTTTTGGTCCAGAATATCGCCGCATCACTCTGATGATGATGGGTGTGTGGTTCACCATGTCGTTCAG CTACTATGGCCTGACTGTCTGGTTTCCCGACATGATCCGCCATCTCCAAGCAGTGGACTATGCAGCTCGCACCAAAGTGTTCCCTGGGGAACGTGTAGAGCATGTGACTTTTAACTTCACCCTGGAGAATCAGATCCACCGAGGGGGACAGTACTTCAATGACAA GTTTATTGGGCTGCGTCTGAAGTCAGTGTCCTTTGAGGACTCCCTATTTGAGGAGTGTTATTTCGAGGATGTCACATCCAGCAACACTTTCTTCCGCAACTGCACGTTCATCAACACCGTGTTCTATAACACTG ACTTGTTTGAGTACAAGTTTGTGAACAGCCGTCTGGTGAACAGCACATTCCTGCACAACAAGGAGGGCTGCCCACTGGACGTGACAGGGACAGGTGAAGGCGCCTACATGGTGTATTTCGTCAGCTTCTTGGGGACGCTGGCTGTGCTTCCTGGGAACATTGTGTCTGCCCTGCTCATGGACAAGATTGGCAGGCTCCGGATGCTTG CTGGCTCCAGCGTGATGTCCTGTGTCTCCTGCTTCTTCCTGTCTTTTGGGAACAGCGAGTCAGCCATGATTGCTCTGCTCTGCCTTTTTGGGGGGGTCAGCATTGCATCCTGGAACGCGCTGGACGTGTTGACTGTTGAACTCTACCCCTCGGACAAGAG GACCACAGCCTTCGGCTTCCTGAATGCTCTGTGTAAGCTGGCAGCTGTGCTGGGGATCAGCATCTTCACATCCTTTGTGGGAATCACCAAGGCCGCCCCCATCCTCTTTGCCTCAGCTGCTCTTGCCCTTGGTAGTTCTCTGGCCCTGAAGCTGCCCGAGACGCGGGGGCAGGTGCTGCAGTGA
- the BOLA1 gene encoding bolA-like protein 1 produces the protein MGAAVAKTECKLMLSGQLVGSLFSMAGRVCVSRGSARSGAIGPVEAAIRTKLEQALNPDVLELRNESGGHAVPPGSETHFRVAVVSSRFEGLSPLQRHRLVHAALSEELAGPVHALAIQARTPAQWRENPQLDTSPPCLGGSKKTRGTP, from the exons ATGGGAGCTGCGGTAGCGAAGACTGAGTGCAAG CTGATGCTGAGTGGGCAGCTGGTCGGAAGCCTGTTCTCCATGGCTGGCCGCGTCTGTGTGTCCCGGGGCAGCGCCAGATCAGGGGCCATCGGTCCCGTCGAGGCCGCCATTCGCACAAAGTTGGAGCAGGCGCTGAACCCCGATGTCCTGGAGCTGCGTAATGAGAGCGGCGGCCACGCGGTCCCACCAGGCAGTGAAACCCATTTCCGCGTGGCCGTGGTGAGCTCTCGTTTCGAGGGACTGAGCCCCCTGCAACGGCATCGGCTGGTCCACGCGGCGCTGTCAGAAGAACTGGCTGGGCCGGTCCACGCCCTGGCCATACAAGCGCGGACCCCCGCCCAGTGGAGGGAGAACCCTCAACTGGACACGAGCCCCCCCTGCCTGGGCGGGAGCAAGAAAACTCGAGGAACTCCCTGA